A region of the Aethina tumida isolate Nest 87 chromosome 3, icAetTumi1.1, whole genome shotgun sequence genome:
AGAAGATTGTTCGTTTTTTcagcttaaatatatatatattatattaaaagttaatatatatcaaaacaTATACTTACTTAATTCATCATTTCCTTTAACAAGATTATCGAACCGAAAATAAactcgtttaattttaaagtccaTTTTATGAGTTGTTATGTTTGCATATTGTTTTCCGTCTTTTTCTATTAGATTATAAGAGAAATCCCAGATGTACTTGCCGTcaactaaaaacaaaaatgttagtTCGACAAATAActcataattcaattattgacAAAATCCTACTAGTGGTAAAGTTTGATTTGCCCTCTCCATTTAAAtcgacatttaaaatttttcctttAAGAGTATAATCACCAATTGATTCAGTTTTATCGATATTCACTTCGACTCTGCCGGTTTGTTTAGTGGGATTGattctgaaattaataacttactgattttactatttcaattaataaattacacttaCTCTAAATGAGTAATGGACGCAGAATCATATCCATAAACCTTCGTGTCCTTTAGTTTCAGAGACAGGAATTTTCCCGATATGTCCACATAAGGAAGAAAGAAGGGACTTAGTGGGGGAATGACATATTCAGCATTTCCTGTggtaataaactttatatgaCAATTCTAtggaaattattagaaaacataccacttaaaatacttttgaGTGTCAAAGTTGC
Encoded here:
- the LOC109596680 gene encoding uncharacterized protein LOC109596680 — translated: MGHTFITLVCSLFVATTFAAVPSFIKPCAISKGKCPTKDATLTLKSILSGNAEYVIPPLSPFFLPYVDISGKFLSLKLKDTKVYGYDSASITHLEINPTKQTGRVEVNIDKTESIGDYTLKGKILNVDLNGEGKSNFTTIDGKYIWDFSYNLIEKDGKQYANITTHKMDFKIKRVYFRFDNLVKGNDELTEKTNNLLNAKWETVMNDIGNGVAIGFSSVFHYIANSFFSTIPFNEITKS